Proteins from one Caldanaerobius fijiensis DSM 17918 genomic window:
- a CDS encoding nucleoside hydrolase: protein MAIKMIIDTDIGDDIDDALAIAFALNSPEVELEGITTVFRNVKERARLALTELNVFERHIPVCQGIGRPLINYVDVEEIPCQCEAVNRNIDVIESKNAVEFIIDVCMNSKEKITLVPIGPLTNIAVALRLKPDLAERVRIVLMGGYIGAPQPEWNILCDPEAAHIVFNSGADITMVGLDVTLKCRINEEQMRYFDQSNDKRVKFLRQLISLWQGSNTSQYPILHDPLAVASAIDPSLITVKPIDVEIELAGKYTRGMTIPRDGNSVKAAVDVDVKRFMDMFMKRVAFTSDIDIL, encoded by the coding sequence ATGGCGATTAAGATGATAATTGATACAGATATAGGTGACGACATTGACGATGCGCTGGCGATAGCTTTTGCGCTGAATTCGCCTGAGGTTGAGCTGGAAGGTATAACCACGGTTTTTCGTAATGTGAAAGAAAGAGCACGGCTGGCTTTGACGGAGTTAAACGTTTTTGAGAGGCATATACCTGTATGTCAGGGGATAGGAAGACCATTAATAAATTATGTCGATGTAGAGGAGATACCATGTCAATGCGAGGCAGTAAATAGGAATATAGATGTTATCGAAAGCAAAAATGCTGTGGAATTTATTATAGACGTATGCATGAATTCTAAAGAAAAGATAACGTTAGTCCCTATAGGACCATTGACCAATATAGCAGTGGCTTTACGATTAAAACCGGATTTGGCTGAAAGAGTAAGAATTGTACTCATGGGTGGTTATATAGGTGCGCCTCAGCCAGAATGGAATATACTCTGCGATCCGGAGGCTGCCCATATTGTGTTTAATAGCGGTGCTGACATCACAATGGTTGGCCTGGATGTCACATTGAAATGCAGAATAAATGAAGAGCAGATGAGATACTTCGACCAGTCAAACGACAAAAGGGTCAAGTTTTTGCGACAGCTGATTTCTCTGTGGCAGGGTTCAAATACTTCTCAATACCCTATATTGCACGATCCATTGGCTGTAGCCTCGGCTATAGATCCGTCGCTTATTACTGTTAAACCTATAGATGTGGAAATAGAATTGGCAGGTAAATATACCCGTGGGATGACGATACCACGCGATGGGAATAGTGTAAAAGCGGCTGTAGACGTGGACGTTAAACGTTTTATGGATATGTTTATGAAAAGAGTAGCATTTACCAGCGATATTGATATTTTGTAA
- the dmpI gene encoding 4-oxalocrotonate tautomerase DmpI, protein MPVITIDGPANLSKETKAKLIVNLTNAASETLNIPKQAFTIIIRENNADNIGTGGVQLSELHKA, encoded by the coding sequence ATGCCGGTTATCACTATAGACGGACCAGCAAATTTATCAAAGGAAACAAAGGCAAAACTTATTGTAAATCTGACAAATGCAGCATCGGAAACCCTAAATATTCCTAAACAGGCTTTCACTATTATTATAAGAGAAAACAATGCAGACAACATAGGAACAGGCGGTGTGCAACTCTCTGAATTACATAAGGCTTAG
- the hydE gene encoding [FeFe] hydrogenase H-cluster radical SAM maturase HydE, which translates to MDYKQLVDKAYEKHNLDKEEIERLLMPENSEDEAYLFKKADQLRHETVGDFVHLRGLVEFSSHCRRNCNYCGLRRDNTSLLRYRLSPDEIVDIAHNAAMLGYKTIVLQSGEDEFYTADIISDIIRRIKQNDDVAVTLCIGERSYEEYKLMRQAGADRYLLKFETANPEHYAAMHPDMNYDDRIRCLMMLKDLGYEVGSGNIVGLPGQTIAHLAEDIMLLKELDVEMAGIGPFIPHSNTPFRGEAMGTLEMTLRVVAIVRLMLPYANIPATTAVGTIHPQGRQKALMAGANVVMPNVMPSQYRPRYEIYPSKICIGEQPANCRMCIEGIIRSLGREVGTDYGSYKAGQ; encoded by the coding sequence ATGGATTATAAACAATTGGTGGATAAAGCATATGAGAAACATAACCTGGATAAGGAAGAGATAGAGCGCCTTCTAATGCCTGAAAACAGTGAAGATGAAGCTTACCTCTTTAAAAAAGCAGATCAATTAAGACATGAGACGGTAGGCGATTTTGTACATTTGAGAGGGCTTGTAGAGTTTTCTAGTCACTGCAGGCGAAATTGCAATTACTGCGGTTTGAGGCGCGATAATACTTCTTTATTGCGATACAGATTATCTCCTGATGAAATTGTAGATATTGCTCATAATGCAGCCATGTTGGGATATAAGACTATTGTACTGCAATCAGGAGAAGACGAATTTTACACAGCTGATATTATATCTGATATTATAAGGCGAATAAAACAAAATGATGATGTGGCGGTAACCTTATGCATAGGGGAGAGAAGCTACGAAGAGTATAAATTGATGCGGCAGGCTGGCGCTGATAGATACCTTTTGAAGTTTGAAACGGCAAATCCAGAACATTATGCTGCAATGCACCCTGATATGAATTATGACGACAGGATAAGATGCCTTATGATGCTTAAAGATCTTGGATATGAAGTGGGATCTGGCAATATCGTAGGATTGCCTGGTCAGACGATCGCGCACCTGGCGGAGGATATAATGCTTTTAAAAGAATTGGATGTGGAAATGGCTGGGATAGGGCCGTTCATACCTCACAGTAATACGCCGTTTAGAGGTGAGGCAATGGGGACACTGGAAATGACGTTACGTGTGGTGGCGATTGTGCGACTTATGTTGCCCTATGCAAACATACCGGCAACTACAGCAGTAGGGACTATACATCCGCAAGGCAGGCAAAAAGCTTTGATGGCGGGTGCTAATGTGGTTATGCCTAACGTGATGCCTTCGCAGTACAGACCTAGATATGAGATATATCCATCCAAGATATGCATAGGCGAACAACCAGCTAATTGCCGTATGTGCATTGAAGGGATTATAAGGTCGCTGGGGAGAGAAGTGGGTACGGATTATGGGAGCTATAAAGCTGGGCAGTGA
- the crcB gene encoding fluoride efflux transporter CrcB yields the protein MYRIILVGIGGFLGASIRYIISGLCVKVFGDTYPYGTLFVNVLGGFFIGLIMEASINGWPIPPNLRIFLTTGVLGGLTTFSTFGYETISMLSDGSYLLGTVNIGLNLILSLVGVWMGKFLAQILL from the coding sequence TTGTATCGAATTATATTAGTAGGAATTGGAGGATTTTTGGGAGCGTCTATAAGGTATATTATTTCTGGTTTATGCGTAAAAGTGTTTGGAGATACCTATCCTTATGGCACATTATTTGTGAATGTCTTAGGAGGATTTTTTATAGGGCTCATTATGGAGGCAAGTATTAATGGATGGCCTATCCCGCCTAATTTGAGGATTTTCCTTACGACAGGCGTGTTGGGTGGTCTTACCACTTTTTCTACGTTTGGCTACGAGACCATTTCTATGTTGAGTGATGGTAGCTATTTATTGGGAACAGTCAATATAGGCCTTAATTTGATATTGTCACTGGTAGGTGTGTGGATGGGAAAATTTTTAGCTCAGATATTGTTATAG
- a CDS encoding AEC family transporter, whose translation MIFIDAAQGILAILVMISVGYVLTSKGWFNEEIASLFSKLVVNISLPALMISNLMDTFTKDKLLHYGMGSLAAFASILIAYILAIGLARLLNIDKNRRGAFVALFAFSNTIFIGLPVNQCLFGDKAIPYVLLYYVANTSLFWTIGIYGIARDGNNGDRLPVLSLETIKKIFSPALMGFITGIVFIFLGIKLPRFVMDTFKYIGNLTTPLSMFFIGIVIHDMTVKDIKFDNKVLALLIGRFIISPMVAFAVLYFLPLEILMKKVFIIQSSLPVMAQISIVSRTYGSDHKFAAMMITITTVLSLLVIPFYMYIMNDIL comes from the coding sequence ATGATATTCATAGATGCTGCCCAGGGCATACTCGCAATCCTCGTAATGATCTCAGTGGGATATGTACTGACTTCAAAGGGCTGGTTCAATGAGGAGATAGCGTCGCTTTTTTCAAAATTGGTCGTAAATATATCCCTCCCAGCCCTTATGATTTCAAACCTCATGGACACATTTACAAAGGATAAACTATTGCACTACGGAATGGGTTCATTAGCAGCATTTGCCAGCATATTAATAGCATACATCCTGGCAATAGGTTTAGCACGCCTTTTAAATATCGACAAAAATAGGCGGGGTGCTTTCGTAGCCTTATTTGCTTTTTCCAATACAATTTTCATAGGATTACCTGTAAACCAATGCCTGTTTGGCGATAAGGCTATACCTTATGTTCTCTTATATTATGTGGCAAACACCAGTCTTTTTTGGACCATAGGAATATATGGCATAGCCAGAGACGGAAATAACGGTGACAGATTACCAGTACTTTCACTGGAAACGATAAAAAAAATTTTTTCTCCAGCATTAATGGGATTTATAACAGGAATAGTTTTTATATTCCTGGGTATAAAGTTACCTCGGTTTGTCATGGACACATTTAAATATATAGGAAACCTAACAACACCTTTGTCCATGTTTTTCATAGGAATTGTAATACATGATATGACTGTAAAGGATATAAAATTTGACAATAAAGTTCTTGCATTGCTAATAGGTCGTTTTATCATATCTCCAATGGTAGCATTTGCTGTATTATACTTTTTACCTCTAGAAATTTTGATGAAAAAAGTATTTATAATACAATCATCCCTACCTGTAATGGCTCAAATCTCCATCGTATCTCGCACTTATGGCAGCGACCACAAATTCGCCGCTATGATGATCACAATCACTACCGTACTGAGTCTATTAGTCATACCTTTTTATATGTACATTATGAATGACATCTTGTAA
- a CDS encoding ClC family H(+)/Cl(-) exchange transporter, protein MKAKGSITYKTLNEWINFRKQIIIEAFVAGVLAGGIITLFRYILDILGHVIENLYHILRANPVWIFAWAVFLILIGYIVGLILKEEPMVSGSGIPQVEGIITGYIKVNWLRTTLCKFLGGVLSIGAGLSLGREGPSIQLGAAIGQGLSRLLRRFRVEEKYLITCGASAGLAAAFNAPLAGVVFALEELHKNFSPLVLVSTMVASLTADFISSSFFGLKPLFDFSYLTIIPLEKYFYLLGLGVIIGISGVMFNTVLLKTQDIYGKMKIKSELKPLIPMLLSILVGLYLPGALGGGEGIINSLNNANYSLLFVMILLFGKFLFTMVSYGSGVPGGIFMPLLLIGALLGDAYGIGMSRIFHLNPAFIKDFAILAMAGNFAAIVKAPITGALLVTEMTGSFRHLLALSTVSITAYLVTDVFKSKPIYEALLERILKNKRAKITINEENKVLFEIAVCVGSLLDGKRIKDIEWPPHCLLVGIKRGTSELIPRGNTKILPGDYLVILTDESTFADLNEKLSIMATELKGIHLNKS, encoded by the coding sequence TTGAAGGCAAAGGGAAGTATCACTTACAAGACTTTAAATGAATGGATTAATTTTCGCAAACAGATAATAATCGAAGCATTTGTGGCGGGCGTTTTAGCTGGAGGTATTATTACTTTATTCAGGTATATTCTTGATATATTAGGACATGTGATTGAAAATTTATATCATATATTACGTGCAAATCCTGTATGGATTTTTGCATGGGCGGTTTTTCTAATACTCATAGGTTATATTGTAGGGTTGATTTTAAAAGAGGAACCCATGGTGAGCGGTAGCGGTATACCTCAGGTAGAAGGCATCATAACAGGGTATATTAAAGTAAATTGGTTGAGGACAACTTTGTGTAAGTTTTTAGGGGGAGTGCTGTCCATAGGTGCAGGGCTTTCTCTAGGCCGAGAAGGACCTTCAATTCAGTTAGGAGCTGCTATAGGGCAGGGGCTGAGTAGGCTATTGAGGAGATTTAGGGTTGAGGAGAAATATCTTATAACATGTGGTGCCAGTGCTGGTCTTGCCGCAGCATTTAACGCGCCCCTGGCTGGTGTTGTATTTGCTTTAGAAGAACTTCATAAGAACTTTTCGCCCCTAGTGCTGGTTTCAACAATGGTAGCGTCCCTTACGGCTGACTTTATCTCTTCAAGCTTTTTTGGCCTGAAACCTCTTTTTGATTTTAGCTACCTTACAATTATACCTCTAGAAAAGTATTTTTATTTATTGGGACTTGGCGTAATAATCGGAATATCCGGTGTGATGTTTAACACTGTGTTATTAAAAACCCAGGATATTTACGGGAAAATGAAAATCAAGTCAGAATTAAAACCTCTGATACCGATGTTATTGTCTATATTAGTGGGGCTTTATCTACCCGGTGCTTTGGGTGGGGGAGAAGGAATAATTAATTCTCTTAATAATGCCAATTACAGCCTATTATTCGTCATGATTCTATTGTTCGGGAAATTTCTATTTACAATGGTTAGCTACGGTTCGGGTGTACCCGGGGGTATTTTTATGCCATTACTCTTAATTGGTGCTCTTTTGGGGGATGCCTATGGAATCGGTATGAGTAGAATTTTCCATTTAAATCCAGCTTTTATTAAAGATTTTGCTATTTTGGCCATGGCAGGGAATTTTGCAGCTATAGTTAAAGCGCCTATAACAGGAGCTTTATTAGTTACAGAAATGACCGGTTCCTTTAGACATTTACTAGCATTAAGCACTGTTTCTATAACGGCGTATCTTGTAACAGATGTGTTTAAAAGTAAGCCCATATACGAGGCTTTGCTTGAACGGATACTCAAAAATAAAAGAGCAAAAATAACCATTAATGAAGAGAATAAAGTTTTATTTGAAATAGCTGTTTGCGTAGGTTCTTTACTGGATGGAAAAAGAATAAAAGATATAGAGTGGCCGCCACATTGCTTACTGGTAGGTATTAAAAGAGGTACTTCGGAATTAATACCGAGAGGCAATACAAAAATTTTGCCAGGCGATTATCTGGTGATTCTGACTGATGAAAGTACATTTGCAGATTTAAATGAAAAGTTATCAATAATGGCAACAGAACTAAAAGGCATTCATCTGAATAAATCTTGA
- a CDS encoding DUF190 domain-containing protein: MNIKGKGKLLKIFIGESDQWHGEPLYHAIVKKIKENNLAGATVIRGIEGYGANSRVHSARILRLSEDLPIVIEIVDVEDKINNILSVLDDMIKEGFMIVIQDVEIYKYAGSNNNKSKHEKQG; encoded by the coding sequence GTGAATATAAAAGGGAAGGGAAAACTGCTCAAAATTTTTATAGGTGAATCTGATCAATGGCACGGTGAACCATTATACCATGCGATTGTTAAGAAAATTAAAGAAAATAATCTGGCAGGTGCCACGGTTATTCGAGGCATAGAAGGCTATGGGGCTAATAGCAGAGTACATAGTGCCAGGATATTGAGGCTTTCGGAGGATTTACCTATTGTTATTGAAATAGTTGATGTTGAAGACAAGATAAATAATATATTAAGCGTATTAGATGATATGATAAAAGAAGGTTTTATGATAGTGATACAAGATGTGGAGATATACAAATATGCAGGTTCTAACAATAATAAATCAAAGCATGAGAAGCAAGGTTAA
- a CDS encoding TM1266 family iron-only hydrogenase system putative regulator codes for MEKRIGVIGIVVEHREQVADELNRILSLYGDIIVGRMGIPYRDRGLSVISLIVDGTTDDIGALTGKLGNLPGVRVKTALTR; via the coding sequence ATGGAAAAGCGCATAGGGGTTATAGGTATTGTGGTAGAGCACAGAGAGCAGGTAGCTGACGAACTCAATAGGATATTGAGCCTATACGGCGATATAATTGTTGGCAGAATGGGGATACCGTACAGAGATAGGGGCTTATCTGTAATATCGCTTATCGTTGATGGAACGACTGACGATATAGGAGCCCTCACGGGCAAACTGGGAAATTTACCTGGTGTCCGAGTAAAGACGGCGCTTACGAGGTGA
- a CDS encoding alpha/beta hydrolase yields the protein MALIHCDFFSEVLGVSTSMYVILPQATKNQIGMEGRTIRSKHPTLYLLHGLSDDHTIWLRRTSIERYVAPLGLAVVMPAVGRSFYTDMKNGYRYWTFISEELPEIARSFFPLSDKREDNFVAGLSMGGYGAFKLALRCPDKYAAAASLSGALDIVNLVKNAAEPMASEFYNIFGDPQTVEGSDNDLYYLAQKVAQSQGPKPKLYQCCGTEDFLYQGNIAFRDYCQKLGLDITYEEGPGQHEWGFWDKYIQNVLKWLPL from the coding sequence ATGGCTCTCATACATTGTGATTTTTTCTCTGAGGTACTGGGCGTTTCTACATCTATGTATGTGATTCTTCCTCAAGCGACTAAGAACCAGATAGGTATGGAAGGCCGTACCATACGTTCAAAACATCCTACCTTGTACCTATTGCATGGATTATCAGATGATCACACCATATGGCTGCGCAGAACTTCTATTGAGCGTTATGTAGCTCCATTAGGGCTTGCAGTAGTAATGCCCGCCGTCGGCCGAAGTTTTTACACAGACATGAAAAACGGTTACCGCTACTGGACCTTTATAAGTGAGGAACTTCCTGAAATAGCCAGATCCTTCTTCCCCCTGTCTGATAAAAGGGAGGACAATTTCGTCGCAGGTTTATCCATGGGAGGCTATGGAGCTTTTAAGCTAGCATTAAGATGTCCAGATAAATACGCCGCTGCTGCCAGCTTATCAGGTGCACTAGATATAGTAAATCTGGTTAAAAATGCTGCTGAACCTATGGCATCTGAATTTTATAACATATTTGGAGATCCTCAGACTGTAGAAGGTAGTGATAATGACCTGTATTATCTGGCCCAAAAGGTAGCACAATCCCAAGGACCTAAGCCTAAACTATACCAATGCTGTGGTACAGAAGATTTCCTCTATCAAGGCAACATAGCTTTTAGAGATTATTGCCAAAAACTAGGCCTCGATATTACCTATGAAGAAGGACCCGGCCAACATGAGTGGGGATTCTGGGACAAATACATACAAAATGTCTTAAAATGGCTACCCCTATAG
- a CDS encoding MBL fold metallo-hydrolase, whose amino-acid sequence MRVKFLGTAAAEGWPGLFCQCDACRKARELGGKNIRTRSSCIIDDLYMIDFSADTYYHVLRDHLDLSRVKHLFITHSHEDHFYPQDLQMRKKPFAYFTSNDPLHVYGNDHVKERFDQAGGEEKSDGTLRFHKVNPFETFIAGDAEVTPLLADHAPGEQCYIYAIKLNGKTLLYGHDTGYFPEQTWEYIKKYSFDGVILDCTSGPQESMRYHMGFPTVLKVKQRLLDEKIARENTIFIVNHFSHNGGLMHDEMVEAFSPYGFVVTYDGMEIEI is encoded by the coding sequence ATGAGAGTAAAGTTTCTTGGTACGGCTGCCGCTGAGGGCTGGCCAGGCCTATTTTGCCAGTGTGATGCCTGCCGTAAGGCAAGAGAATTAGGGGGGAAAAACATAAGGACCCGCTCGTCTTGCATAATTGATGACCTATATATGATTGACTTTTCGGCAGATACATATTATCACGTTTTAAGAGATCATTTGGATTTGTCTCGCGTTAAACATTTATTTATTACTCATTCCCATGAAGACCATTTTTATCCACAGGATTTACAGATGAGGAAAAAACCTTTTGCATATTTCACTTCAAATGATCCTTTGCATGTTTATGGCAATGATCACGTTAAAGAGCGTTTTGACCAGGCCGGAGGTGAGGAAAAGAGTGATGGGACTTTGCGCTTTCATAAGGTAAATCCATTTGAAACGTTTATTGCAGGAGATGCCGAGGTGACTCCACTTCTGGCGGATCATGCTCCGGGCGAACAATGTTATATATACGCTATTAAACTAAATGGTAAAACGTTGCTGTATGGTCACGATACGGGTTATTTTCCAGAACAGACGTGGGAATACATTAAGAAATACTCTTTTGATGGTGTTATATTAGACTGCACATCTGGGCCTCAGGAGTCTATGAGGTACCATATGGGGTTCCCCACGGTTTTAAAGGTTAAACAACGATTATTGGATGAAAAAATTGCCAGAGAAAATACGATATTTATAGTAAATCACTTTTCTCACAATGGAGGTCTTATGCACGATGAGATGGTAGAGGCCTTTTCGCCATACGGTTTTGTAGTGACTTATGATGGCATGGAAATTGAGATATAG
- the hydG gene encoding [FeFe] hydrogenase H-cluster radical SAM maturase HydG — translation MIKKEEWEKADFINEDLINELLEEGKRRQFDVDRIIDKSLEAKGLTPLEVATLLQVEDDNELEKIYKAARIIKEKIYGKRIVLFAPLYISNYCVNNCVYCAYHRSNTRIKRRKLTMEEIAEEVRILESLGHKRLAIELGEDPVENPIEYVVDAIKTIYATQKDKGNIRRVNVNIAATTIDEFRKLKEAGIGTYILFQETYHRETYKKMHPMGPKSDYDWHTTAMDRAMKAGIDDVGLGALFGLYDYKFEVMGLIFHAKHLDETFGVGPHTISVPRLRPAEGVSFENYPYMVSDHDFKKLVAIIRLAVPYTGMILSTREAPEFRDEVISVGISQISAGSCTGVGGYVEEYEHKKDKEEEKTAQFEVADHRSPDEVIRMLCQSGYVPSYCTACYRKGRTGDRFMALAKTGNIQNCCQPNALLTFKEYLEDYASEETKKVGLKVIEDGLKEIKSDKVRQITIERLKMIEQGQRDLYF, via the coding sequence ATGATTAAAAAGGAAGAATGGGAAAAGGCAGATTTTATCAATGAGGATTTGATCAATGAGCTTTTAGAAGAAGGTAAAAGGCGTCAGTTTGACGTGGATAGGATAATCGACAAATCCCTTGAAGCTAAAGGTCTTACGCCTTTGGAGGTAGCGACCCTGCTGCAGGTAGAAGATGATAATGAACTGGAGAAGATATATAAGGCTGCCCGCATTATCAAAGAAAAGATATATGGCAAACGGATAGTACTGTTTGCGCCGCTATATATAAGCAATTATTGTGTTAATAACTGTGTGTATTGCGCTTATCACAGATCTAATACCCGAATAAAGAGAAGAAAACTTACAATGGAAGAAATAGCCGAAGAAGTGCGAATCTTAGAATCCCTTGGGCATAAAAGACTGGCTATTGAGTTGGGAGAAGATCCTGTAGAAAATCCTATTGAATATGTGGTAGACGCTATAAAAACTATATACGCCACGCAGAAAGATAAAGGAAATATAAGGAGGGTAAATGTAAATATAGCGGCAACCACTATTGATGAATTCAGAAAACTTAAAGAAGCTGGTATAGGGACATATATCTTATTCCAGGAAACATATCACAGGGAAACATATAAAAAAATGCATCCAATGGGGCCAAAGTCTGATTATGATTGGCATACGACAGCCATGGATAGAGCAATGAAAGCGGGAATAGATGATGTAGGACTGGGTGCTTTATTTGGGTTATACGACTACAAATTTGAAGTAATGGGATTGATATTCCATGCAAAACACCTTGATGAAACCTTTGGCGTAGGCCCTCATACCATATCGGTTCCCAGATTGAGGCCTGCAGAAGGCGTATCCTTTGAGAATTACCCATATATGGTTTCAGATCACGACTTTAAAAAGCTGGTAGCTATTATACGCCTGGCAGTGCCTTATACTGGCATGATATTGTCTACACGGGAGGCTCCTGAGTTTAGAGATGAGGTGATTTCCGTGGGGATATCTCAGATAAGTGCAGGTTCTTGTACAGGGGTAGGAGGATATGTAGAGGAATATGAGCATAAAAAAGACAAGGAGGAAGAAAAAACGGCTCAGTTTGAGGTGGCTGATCACAGGAGCCCTGATGAAGTTATAAGGATGCTTTGCCAATCCGGCTATGTGCCCAGTTATTGTACTGCGTGCTATAGAAAAGGGAGAACAGGAGATAGATTTATGGCATTGGCCAAGACGGGCAATATACAAAATTGTTGTCAGCCCAATGCACTGCTTACATTTAAGGAATATCTGGAGGATTATGCTTCTGAAGAAACTAAGAAAGTTGGATTAAAAGTGATTGAGGATGGATTGAAAGAGATAAAAAGCGACAAGGTTCGGCAGATAACAATAGAACGATTGAAAATGATAGAACAAGGACAAAGGGATCTGTATTTTTAA